The Mycolicibacterium mageritense genome contains a region encoding:
- a CDS encoding FAD-dependent oxidoreductase: MQTSTTDVLIVGAGPVGLTTAIVLTQRGHTVTVVDNQAAGANTSRAAVVHARTLELLEPYGVTTQLVARGVHTPAFTIRDRDTLLIGVPFGKLPTRYPYTLMISQADTEAFLLDRLEQLGGKVIRPATVNRIVQDGDWATATFADGQEIKARYVVGADGMHSTVRDQAGIPFTGGTYGESFALADVRLSGGVPADQVILYFSPAGLVVVAPLPDGRHRIVATVDDAPQHPDTAFVQRLLDERGPAAHPAVVEDVVWGSRFRVHHRVADAFRDNHILLAGDAAHVHSPAGGQGMNLGIQDAVTLGECLARVLDGEPEELLDDYAEARRRVAQRVVSQTSRLTELATASARLRPFRNAVMRLAGMVPAVRRKLAVQLSGLNRR; this comes from the coding sequence ATGCAAACGTCCACCACAGATGTGCTGATCGTCGGGGCCGGCCCGGTCGGATTGACCACCGCCATCGTGTTGACGCAGCGCGGCCACACCGTGACCGTCGTCGACAATCAGGCCGCGGGGGCCAACACCTCGCGTGCCGCGGTCGTCCACGCCCGCACCCTCGAGCTGCTCGAGCCCTACGGCGTCACCACGCAACTCGTGGCCCGCGGCGTCCACACACCCGCGTTCACCATCCGCGACCGCGACACCCTGCTCATCGGCGTGCCGTTCGGCAAGCTGCCCACGCGGTACCCGTACACGCTGATGATCTCGCAGGCCGACACCGAGGCATTCCTGCTCGACAGGCTCGAACAGCTCGGCGGAAAGGTCATCCGCCCGGCGACCGTGAACCGCATCGTCCAGGACGGCGATTGGGCGACCGCGACGTTCGCCGACGGCCAGGAGATCAAGGCACGTTACGTCGTCGGCGCGGACGGCATGCACAGCACAGTGCGCGACCAGGCCGGCATCCCCTTCACCGGCGGCACCTACGGCGAATCATTTGCGCTGGCCGATGTGCGGCTGTCCGGCGGGGTTCCGGCCGATCAGGTCATCCTGTACTTCTCCCCGGCCGGCCTGGTGGTCGTCGCGCCACTGCCCGACGGCAGGCATCGCATCGTGGCGACCGTCGACGACGCCCCGCAGCACCCCGACACGGCATTCGTCCAGCGGCTGCTCGACGAGCGCGGACCGGCGGCACACCCGGCCGTCGTCGAAGACGTGGTGTGGGGCTCGCGATTCCGGGTTCACCACCGCGTCGCCGATGCGTTCCGGGACAACCACATCCTGCTGGCAGGCGACGCCGCGCACGTGCACTCACCGGCCGGTGGGCAAGGCATGAACCTGGGCATCCAGGATGCCGTCACGCTCGGCGAGTGCCTGGCACGCGTGCTCGACGGCGAGCCCGAGGAACTGCTCGACGACTACGCCGAGGCCCGGCGCCGCGTCGCGCAGCGCGTCGTCTCGCAGACCAGCCGGCTCACCGAACTGGCGACCGCGTCGGCGCGGCTGCGCCCGTTCCGAAACGCCGTCATGCGGCTG
- a CDS encoding TetR/AcrR family transcriptional regulator, producing MRRTAAEAKAGILAAARERFAADGYERATIRVIAGDAAIDPAMVMRYFGSKEGLFAAAAEFDLDLPDLTEIAAERLGAALAAHFVERWERDEALQILLRVGVTNEAVAERMRTIFAAQLAPVIVKATANPQEAPVRASLVASQVLGMALCRYVLAFPPLAGMSREDVVAWIGPALQRYLTVSEPRDDSGE from the coding sequence ATGAGACGCACGGCAGCCGAAGCCAAGGCGGGGATCCTCGCCGCAGCCCGCGAACGCTTTGCCGCGGACGGGTACGAGCGGGCCACCATCCGCGTGATCGCGGGCGACGCCGCGATCGACCCGGCCATGGTCATGCGTTACTTCGGGAGCAAGGAGGGGTTGTTCGCGGCCGCGGCCGAGTTCGATCTGGACCTGCCGGACCTCACCGAGATCGCGGCCGAACGACTCGGCGCCGCACTGGCCGCCCATTTCGTCGAACGGTGGGAGCGCGACGAGGCACTGCAGATCCTGCTGCGGGTGGGCGTCACCAACGAGGCGGTCGCCGAGCGGATGCGCACGATCTTCGCGGCACAGCTGGCGCCGGTGATCGTGAAAGCGACCGCGAATCCGCAGGAGGCCCCGGTGCGCGCGAGCCTGGTCGCCTCGCAGGTGCTCGGCATGGCGCTGTGCCGGTATGTGCTGGCCTTCCCGCCGTTGGCGGGGATGTCACGCGAGGATGTCGTCGCCTGGATCGGCCCGGCGCTGCAGCGGTATCTGACCGTGTCAGAGCCGCGCGATGACAGCGGCGAGTAG
- a CDS encoding purine-nucleoside phosphorylase — protein sequence MTEADDSAAAIADRTGVDHHDVAVVLGSGWAPAVAQLGDPVAVVPMAELPGFTPPSAEGHGGQVLSVRIGAHRVLVLVGRIHAYEGHDLQHVVHPVRTAAAAGVTTVILTNAAGGLRPEYEIGQPVLISDHLNLTARSPLVGAQFVDLVDAYSPRLRGIAREIDPDLPDGVYAGLPGPHYETPAEIRMLRTLGADLVGMSTVHETIAARAAGADVLGVSLVTNLAAGMTGEPLSHAEVLEAGRRSATRMGSLLAAVIARL from the coding sequence GTGACCGAAGCCGACGACTCTGCAGCCGCGATCGCCGACCGCACCGGCGTCGACCACCACGACGTCGCGGTGGTCCTCGGATCGGGGTGGGCACCCGCGGTGGCGCAGTTGGGCGACCCGGTCGCGGTGGTGCCGATGGCCGAGCTGCCGGGGTTCACTCCGCCCAGCGCCGAAGGTCACGGCGGGCAGGTGCTGTCGGTTCGGATCGGTGCGCATCGCGTGCTCGTCCTGGTCGGCCGCATCCACGCGTACGAGGGGCACGACCTGCAGCATGTGGTGCATCCCGTGCGCACCGCGGCCGCGGCAGGGGTGACCACGGTGATCCTCACCAACGCCGCGGGCGGCCTGCGGCCCGAGTACGAGATCGGCCAGCCCGTGCTGATCAGCGACCATCTCAACCTGACGGCCCGGTCACCGTTGGTCGGGGCACAGTTCGTGGATCTGGTCGACGCGTACTCGCCGCGGCTGCGCGGGATCGCCCGCGAGATCGACCCCGACCTGCCCGACGGTGTCTATGCGGGACTGCCCGGGCCGCACTACGAGACGCCTGCCGAGATCCGCATGCTGCGCACCCTGGGCGCCGATCTGGTCGGCATGTCGACCGTGCACGAGACGATCGCGGCCCGCGCCGCGGGCGCCGACGTCCTGGGCGTATCCCTCGTGACGAACCTGGCAGCGGGCATGACCGGCGAGCCGTTGAGCCATGCCGAGGTGCTTGAGGCGGGCCGCCGGTCCGCGACCCGGATGGGCTCGCTACTCGCCGCTGTCATCGCGCGGCTCTGA
- a CDS encoding M20 family metallopeptidase, which translates to MPTATAALSVEDAVNRRRGDLIALSHSIHAEPELAFAEHRSCAKTQALVAERGFEITAAPAGLDTAFRASYGAGPLVIGICAEYDALPEIGHACGHNIIAASAVGAALALADVADELGLTVVLLGTPAEELGGGKVLMLDAGTFDDIAASVMLHPGPVDIAAARSLALSEVTVDYTGRESHAAVAPYLGVNAGDAVTVAQVAVGLLRQQLMPGQMVHGIVTHGGEATNVIPGRAELRYTMRAADMAALRALEGRMAGCFEAGALATGCTHQVTETAPAYAELLPDPWLSETIRAEMIRVGREPLPQSVEASVPLGSTDMGNVTQVMPGIHPVIGIDSGGASIHQPAFTAAAAGPSADRAVVEGAIMLARTVVQLAETPAQRDRVLELKEARAS; encoded by the coding sequence ATGCCCACCGCCACCGCTGCGCTCAGTGTTGAGGATGCCGTCAACCGGCGCCGTGGCGACCTCATCGCGCTGTCCCATTCGATTCACGCCGAACCCGAGCTGGCGTTCGCCGAACATCGCAGCTGCGCCAAGACCCAGGCGCTGGTGGCCGAGCGCGGCTTCGAGATCACCGCGGCGCCTGCTGGGCTCGACACCGCATTCCGCGCGTCGTACGGCGCCGGGCCGCTGGTGATCGGGATCTGCGCCGAGTACGACGCGCTGCCCGAGATCGGGCACGCGTGCGGGCACAACATCATCGCGGCATCGGCGGTCGGCGCCGCGCTGGCACTGGCCGACGTGGCCGACGAGCTGGGCCTGACGGTGGTGCTGCTCGGCACCCCGGCAGAAGAGCTCGGCGGGGGAAAGGTGTTGATGCTCGACGCCGGAACCTTCGACGACATCGCCGCCTCGGTCATGCTGCACCCGGGCCCGGTCGACATCGCGGCCGCGCGCTCGCTCGCGCTCTCGGAGGTGACTGTCGACTACACCGGGCGCGAGTCGCACGCCGCGGTGGCGCCGTACCTGGGCGTGAACGCCGGCGACGCGGTCACCGTGGCGCAGGTGGCGGTCGGCCTGCTGCGCCAGCAGTTGATGCCGGGCCAGATGGTGCACGGCATCGTCACGCACGGAGGTGAGGCCACCAACGTGATCCCGGGACGGGCCGAGCTGCGGTACACGATGCGCGCTGCCGACATGGCGGCACTGCGGGCGCTGGAAGGCCGCATGGCGGGCTGCTTCGAGGCCGGTGCGCTCGCGACGGGATGTACGCACCAGGTGACCGAGACGGCGCCCGCTTATGCCGAACTGCTGCCCGATCCGTGGCTCTCGGAGACCATCCGCGCCGAGATGATCCGGGTGGGCCGGGAGCCGCTGCCGCAGAGCGTCGAGGCCAGTGTGCCGCTCGGCAGTACCGACATGGGCAACGTGACCCAGGTGATGCCCGGCATCCACCCCGTGATCGGCATCGACTCGGGTGGCGCGTCGATCCATCAGCCCGCGTTCACCGCGGCAGCGGCAGGCCCGAGTGCCGACCGCGCCGTGGTCGAAGGGGCAATCATGTTGGCGCGCACCGTGGTTCAGCTGGCCGAGACACCGGCTCAACGGGACCGGGTGCTTGAGTTGAAGGAGGCGCGGGCGTCATGA
- a CDS encoding M20 family metallopeptidase, protein MSLADVADRWLEANYDEMVSWRRHIHAHPELGRQEFATTEFVCNHLAEAGLNPKVLPGGTGLTCDFGPEDGPRVALRADMDALPMADRTGASYASTVPNVAHACGHDAHTAVLLGTALALASAPELPVGVRLVFQAAEELMPGGAIDAVAAGVLNGVSRIYALHCDPRLAVGRVATKPGPITSAADSIEITLHSPGGHTSRPHLTGDLVYGLGTLITGLPGVLSRRIDPRHNTVMVWGAVNAGVAANAIPQIGTLAGTIRTASRDTWLTLESIVQEVVSTLLAPLNIEHSLNYRRGVPPVVNEEVSTRILTHAIEAVGPDVLADTHQSGGGEDFSWYLEEVPGAMARLGVWSGLGPQLDLHQPTFDLDERALGVGVRTLVNIIAAS, encoded by the coding sequence ATGAGTCTGGCCGACGTGGCAGATCGTTGGCTGGAGGCCAACTACGACGAGATGGTGTCGTGGCGCAGGCACATCCACGCCCATCCGGAGTTGGGGCGCCAGGAGTTCGCCACCACCGAGTTCGTCTGCAACCACCTCGCCGAGGCCGGGCTCAACCCCAAGGTGCTGCCCGGTGGGACCGGTCTGACGTGTGACTTCGGGCCCGAGGACGGCCCGCGCGTGGCGTTGCGGGCCGACATGGACGCGCTGCCGATGGCGGACCGGACCGGAGCGTCCTACGCGTCGACGGTGCCCAACGTGGCGCATGCCTGCGGACACGACGCGCACACCGCGGTGCTGCTCGGGACCGCGCTGGCCCTGGCCTCGGCGCCGGAACTGCCGGTCGGCGTGCGGTTGGTGTTCCAGGCCGCCGAGGAGCTGATGCCGGGCGGCGCGATCGACGCCGTCGCTGCCGGCGTGCTCAACGGTGTGTCGCGGATCTATGCACTGCACTGCGATCCCAGGCTCGCCGTCGGCCGGGTGGCCACGAAGCCGGGCCCCATCACGTCGGCGGCCGATTCGATCGAGATCACGCTGCACTCACCGGGCGGCCACACGTCGCGGCCGCATCTGACCGGCGACCTCGTGTACGGGCTCGGCACGCTCATCACGGGCCTGCCGGGTGTGCTGTCGCGCCGTATCGATCCCCGGCACAACACCGTGATGGTGTGGGGTGCGGTCAACGCCGGGGTCGCCGCCAACGCCATTCCGCAGATCGGCACACTGGCGGGCACCATCCGGACCGCCAGCCGCGACACCTGGCTGACTCTCGAATCGATTGTGCAGGAAGTCGTTTCCACACTGCTGGCACCGCTGAACATCGAACACAGCCTCAATTACCGCCGTGGCGTGCCGCCCGTGGTCAACGAGGAAGTGTCGACGCGCATCCTCACCCACGCGATCGAGGCCGTCGGCCCCGACGTGCTCGCCGACACCCACCAGTCCGGCGGCGGCGAGGATTTCTCGTGGTACCTGGAGGAGGTGCCCGGCGCGATGGCCAGGCTCGGCGTGTGGAGTGGGCTGGGCCCGCAGCTGGACCTGCACCAGCCGACCTTCGACCTCGACGAGCGCGCGCTCGGTGTCGGTGTCCGCACGCTGGTCAACATCATCGCCGCGTCATAG
- a CDS encoding type IV toxin-antitoxin system AbiEi family antitoxin domain-containing protein, translated as MDPHLGLLLDTQGGVATSAQIMSLITRHAFDCAVDTGELERIWHGVYCRGEPTDNLRLRGLDLSCGRKVAACLGTAAAMYGFDTEGPPDLHVLNPPGHQLRSADGLVVHRRDGAPLTIVDNQHATAPAWTAIEVARSLRRSRALATLDAALRSETCTRAGLWQAALAQAGRRGIVNVRNLIALADGRAESPMESEARLVMLDGGLPVPELQYEVVDGNGELRRLDFAWPHQWLAVEYDSLDWHGNPDALRDDRRRTAALMDVGWTVIAVVFEDVRHRQGEMVARINAQLSHARAA; from the coding sequence ATGGACCCACACCTCGGCCTACTTCTCGACACCCAAGGCGGTGTCGCCACCAGTGCTCAGATCATGAGCCTCATCACCCGGCACGCCTTCGACTGTGCCGTCGATACCGGTGAGCTGGAACGAATTTGGCACGGCGTCTATTGCCGCGGGGAACCGACGGACAACCTCCGACTGCGCGGGCTCGATCTGTCGTGTGGTCGCAAGGTCGCGGCCTGTCTCGGCACCGCTGCCGCGATGTACGGCTTCGACACCGAAGGCCCGCCTGATCTACACGTGCTCAATCCGCCCGGCCACCAGTTGCGGTCGGCCGACGGTTTGGTCGTGCATCGGCGCGATGGTGCGCCGTTGACAATCGTCGACAACCAACACGCGACCGCGCCGGCGTGGACCGCCATCGAGGTGGCGCGGTCGTTACGCCGGTCGCGGGCCTTGGCAACGCTCGACGCCGCGCTCCGCAGCGAAACGTGTACGCGAGCCGGTCTTTGGCAGGCGGCCTTGGCGCAGGCCGGGCGGCGGGGCATCGTCAACGTCCGGAATCTCATAGCCTTGGCCGACGGGCGCGCCGAATCTCCGATGGAGAGCGAGGCGAGGCTGGTCATGCTCGACGGTGGCCTGCCCGTGCCGGAACTGCAGTACGAGGTCGTCGACGGCAACGGTGAACTCAGGCGGCTCGACTTCGCGTGGCCGCACCAGTGGCTGGCCGTCGAGTACGACAGCCTGGACTGGCACGGCAATCCCGACGCGCTGCGTGACGACCGCAGGCGTACCGCGGCATTGATGGACGTCGGCTGGACCGTCATCGCGGTCGTCTTCGAGGACGTCCGGCACCGGCAAGGAGAGATGGTCGCGAGGATCAATGCACAGTTGAGTCACGCTCGTGCGGCGTGA
- a CDS encoding gamma-glutamylcyclotransferase gives MPLYAAYGSNMHPEQMLERAPHSPMAGTGWLHGWRLTFGGEDIGWEGALATVVEDPLSKVFVVLYDMTPADEQSLDRWEGSELGFHKKIRCRVDRLSSDTSTDPVLAWLYVVDAWEGGLPSARYIGVMADAAEIAGAPPEYVHDLRTRPARNIGP, from the coding sequence GTGCCGCTTTACGCCGCCTACGGGTCCAACATGCATCCGGAGCAGATGCTCGAACGGGCTCCGCACTCCCCCATGGCGGGAACCGGCTGGTTGCACGGCTGGCGGCTGACCTTCGGCGGGGAGGACATCGGCTGGGAAGGCGCGCTGGCCACCGTGGTCGAGGATCCGCTGTCGAAGGTGTTCGTGGTGCTCTACGACATGACGCCGGCCGACGAGCAGTCGCTCGATCGCTGGGAGGGTTCGGAACTCGGCTTCCACAAGAAGATCCGCTGCCGCGTGGACCGGCTGTCGTCGGACACCAGCACCGATCCCGTGCTGGCCTGGCTGTACGTGGTCGACGCGTGGGAAGGCGGGCTGCCGTCCGCCCGCTACATCGGGGTGATGGCCGACGCGGCCGAGATCGCCGGGGCACCGCCCGAGTACGTGCACGACCTGCGCACCCGCCCGGCGCGCAACATCGGGCCGTAG
- a CDS encoding NAD(P)H-quinone dehydrogenase, whose protein sequence is MATRIVILGGGPAGYEAALVAAARGPKVAQVTVVDSDGIGGACVLWDCVPSKTFIASTGVRTELRRAPNLGYSLDLSEAKIELPQINERVKTLAAAQSVDIAERLRSEGIDLIAGRGELIDDVPGMAQHRIKVTGPDGRVQQLTADVVLIATGASPRVLPNAAPDGERILNWRQLYDLETLPEHLIVVGSGVTGAEFVNAYTELGVTVTVVASRDQILPHEDSDAAAVLEAVFSERGVTLIKNARAESVTRTDTGVCVKMADGRTVEGSHALMTVGSVPNTGGLGLDRVGIELGPGNYLTVDRVSRTSVPGIYAAGDCTGLLPLASVAAMQGRIAMYHALGEAVAPIRLRTVAAAVFTRPEIAAVGVPQAKIDDGSVPARTLTLPLNTNARAKMSSLQHGFVKIFCRPATGVVIGGVVVAPIASELILPIALAVQNGIPVDELAQTFSVYPSLSGSITEAARQLMKHDDLD, encoded by the coding sequence GTGGCAACCCGCATCGTGATTCTCGGCGGCGGCCCCGCCGGTTATGAGGCGGCGCTGGTCGCCGCAGCACGCGGCCCGAAGGTCGCTCAGGTCACCGTCGTCGACTCCGACGGAATCGGTGGCGCCTGCGTGCTGTGGGACTGCGTGCCGTCGAAGACGTTCATCGCATCGACAGGTGTGCGGACCGAGCTGCGCCGCGCCCCCAATCTGGGCTACTCGCTGGACCTGTCCGAGGCCAAGATCGAGCTGCCGCAGATCAACGAGCGGGTCAAGACGCTGGCTGCCGCGCAGTCCGTCGACATCGCCGAGCGGTTGCGCAGCGAAGGCATCGACCTCATCGCCGGCCGCGGGGAGCTGATCGACGATGTCCCCGGCATGGCGCAGCATCGCATCAAGGTCACCGGTCCGGACGGGCGGGTGCAACAGCTGACGGCCGACGTCGTACTGATCGCCACCGGCGCCAGCCCGCGCGTGTTGCCCAACGCGGCGCCCGACGGCGAGCGCATCCTCAACTGGCGTCAGCTCTACGACCTCGAAACCCTGCCCGAGCATCTGATCGTGGTGGGTTCGGGCGTGACGGGTGCGGAATTCGTCAACGCCTACACCGAGCTGGGCGTGACGGTGACCGTCGTGGCCAGCCGCGATCAGATCCTGCCGCACGAGGACTCCGACGCCGCGGCCGTGCTGGAGGCCGTGTTCTCCGAGCGCGGCGTGACGCTGATCAAGAACGCGCGTGCCGAATCGGTCACCCGCACCGACACGGGTGTGTGCGTGAAGATGGCCGACGGACGCACCGTCGAGGGCAGCCACGCGCTGATGACGGTCGGTTCGGTGCCCAACACCGGCGGACTGGGGCTCGACCGGGTCGGCATCGAGCTCGGGCCGGGCAACTACCTCACGGTCGACCGGGTGTCGCGCACCTCGGTACCCGGCATCTACGCGGCCGGTGACTGCACGGGCCTGCTGCCGCTGGCGTCGGTGGCCGCGATGCAGGGCCGCATCGCGATGTACCACGCGCTGGGCGAGGCGGTCGCGCCCATCCGCCTGCGCACGGTGGCTGCCGCGGTGTTCACGCGCCCAGAGATCGCCGCGGTCGGGGTGCCGCAGGCCAAGATCGACGACGGGTCGGTACCCGCACGGACCCTCACGCTCCCGCTCAACACCAACGCCCGGGCCAAGATGTCGAGCCTGCAGCACGGCTTCGTCAAGATCTTCTGCCGTCCGGCCACGGGTGTGGTGATCGGCGGAGTCGTGGTGGCGCCGATCGCCTCCGAGCTGATCCTGCCGATCGCGCTGGCCGTGCAGAACGGCATCCCGGTCGACGAATTGGCCCAGACGTTCTCGGTCTACCCGTCGCTGTCGGGTTCGATCACCGAGGCCGCGCGTCAGCTCATGAAACACGACGATCTGGACTGA
- a CDS encoding glycerol-3-phosphate dehydrogenase/oxidase yields MTDPISAPGDGQTFLSPEQRAQAWQQLGDEQFDVVVIGGGVVGAGAALDAATRGLKVALVEARDFASGTSSRSSKMFHGGLRYLEQLEFGLVREALHERELSLTTLAPHLVKPLPFLFPLTNRWWERPYIAAGIFLYDQLGGAKSVPAQKHLTKAGALRLAPGLKRSSLIGGIRYYDTVVDDARHTMTVARTAAHYGAVVRTSTQVVSLLREGDRVTGVRIRDSEDGNVTEVRGHVVVNATGVWTDEIQALSKQRGRFRVRASKGVHIVVPRDRIVSEVAIILRTEKSVLFVIPWGTHWIIGTTDTDWNLDLAHPAATKADIDYILGHVNTVLATPLTHDDIDGVYAGLRPLLAGESEETSKLSREHAVAVPAPGLVAIAGGKYTTYRVMAADAIDAAAEFVPARVAPSITEKVPLMGADGYFALINQTEHVGAHYGLHPYRVRHLLDRYGSLIGEVLKLAEDDPVLLEPITEAPVYLKVEAVYAAAAEGALHLEDILARRMRISIEYPHRGVDCAREVAEVVAPVLGWSAEDVDREVSTYIARVDAEVRSQQQPDDESADALRQAAPEARAEILEPVPLN; encoded by the coding sequence GTGACTGACCCGATCTCAGCACCGGGCGACGGGCAAACCTTTCTCAGCCCCGAGCAACGGGCGCAGGCCTGGCAGCAACTCGGCGACGAACAGTTCGACGTGGTGGTCATCGGCGGCGGCGTGGTGGGGGCCGGGGCGGCCCTGGATGCGGCGACGCGGGGCCTCAAGGTCGCGCTGGTCGAGGCCCGCGACTTCGCCTCCGGAACGTCCAGCCGCAGCTCCAAGATGTTCCACGGCGGGCTGCGCTATCTGGAGCAGCTCGAGTTCGGCCTGGTGCGCGAGGCGCTGCATGAGCGTGAGCTCAGCCTGACCACGCTGGCGCCGCACCTGGTCAAGCCACTGCCGTTCCTGTTCCCGCTCACCAATCGGTGGTGGGAGCGGCCCTACATCGCGGCTGGCATCTTCCTGTATGACCAGCTCGGCGGGGCCAAATCGGTTCCGGCGCAGAAGCATCTGACCAAGGCCGGGGCGCTGCGCCTGGCGCCGGGCCTCAAGCGCAGTTCGCTCATCGGCGGCATCCGTTACTACGACACCGTGGTGGACGACGCCCGGCACACCATGACGGTCGCGCGCACCGCGGCGCACTACGGCGCGGTGGTCCGCACGTCGACCCAGGTCGTGTCGCTGCTGCGGGAAGGTGATCGGGTCACCGGCGTGCGGATCCGTGACTCCGAGGACGGCAATGTCACCGAAGTGCGCGGACACGTCGTGGTGAACGCGACGGGCGTGTGGACCGACGAGATCCAGGCGTTGTCCAAGCAACGCGGCCGGTTTCGGGTCCGTGCGTCCAAGGGCGTGCACATCGTGGTGCCGCGGGATCGGATCGTCAGCGAGGTGGCGATCATCCTGCGCACCGAGAAATCGGTGCTGTTCGTGATCCCGTGGGGTACGCACTGGATCATCGGCACCACCGACACCGACTGGAATCTCGACCTCGCGCATCCCGCCGCGACCAAGGCCGACATCGACTACATCCTCGGCCACGTCAACACCGTGCTGGCCACCCCGCTCACGCATGACGACATCGACGGCGTCTACGCCGGGCTGCGGCCGTTGCTGGCCGGTGAGAGCGAGGAGACCTCCAAGCTGTCGCGTGAGCACGCCGTGGCCGTGCCCGCGCCGGGACTGGTGGCGATCGCGGGCGGCAAGTACACCACCTACCGCGTGATGGCTGCCGACGCGATCGACGCGGCCGCCGAGTTCGTGCCCGCCCGGGTGGCGCCGTCTATCACCGAGAAGGTTCCGTTGATGGGTGCCGACGGGTATTTCGCGCTGATCAACCAGACCGAGCACGTCGGTGCGCACTACGGCCTGCACCCGTACCGCGTGCGGCACCTGCTGGACCGCTACGGCTCGCTGATCGGCGAGGTGCTCAAGCTCGCCGAAGACGATCCCGTGTTACTGGAGCCGATCACCGAGGCGCCGGTGTACCTCAAGGTCGAGGCGGTCTACGCGGCCGCCGCCGAAGGCGCCCTGCACCTGGAGGACATCCTGGCGCGGCGCATGCGGATCTCGATCGAATACCCGCACCGCGGTGTCGATTGCGCCCGTGAGGTTGCGGAAGTGGTTGCGCCGGTGCTGGGTTGGAGCGCCGAGGACGTCGACCGCGAGGTGTCCACCTACATCGCGAGGGTCGACGCCGAGGTGCGCTCGCAGCAACAGCCCGACGACGAATCGGCTGACGCACTGCGGCAGGCCGCGCCGGAGGCACGCGCCGAGATCCTTGAGCCGGTGCCCCTGAATTGA
- a CDS encoding pseudouridine synthase, which yields MRRPAPLPVRDGLGPARLRLLGGNVFRELQARFGIGAKVLAGEVLRPDGTVVDETTTLPAGAHVYFYRDLADETPVPFDIPVLYRDNDIVVADKPHFLATMPRGSHVAQTALVRLRRDLGLPELSPAHRLDRLTAGVLLLTARREIRGAYQTLFSRGLTRKTYLARAAHRADLDFPITVRSRIIKQRGRLQATEEPGEPNAETVVEHLGGGLYRLTPHTGRTHQLRVHMAALGLPITGDPLYPEVIDVAADDFSTPLQLLAHRLEFDDPVSGQRRAFVSSRTL from the coding sequence GTGAGGAGACCCGCGCCACTCCCGGTGCGCGACGGCCTCGGCCCGGCGCGGTTGCGGTTGCTGGGCGGCAACGTGTTCCGCGAATTGCAGGCCCGCTTCGGCATCGGCGCGAAAGTGCTTGCCGGGGAGGTACTTCGGCCGGACGGCACGGTGGTCGACGAGACCACGACGCTGCCGGCAGGCGCACACGTCTACTTCTACCGCGACCTGGCCGACGAGACCCCGGTGCCGTTCGACATTCCGGTCCTGTACCGCGACAACGACATCGTGGTGGCCGACAAGCCGCACTTCCTGGCCACGATGCCCCGCGGCAGCCACGTCGCGCAGACCGCGCTCGTGCGGTTGCGCCGCGACCTGGGCCTGCCGGAGCTGAGCCCCGCGCACCGGCTGGACCGGCTCACCGCGGGGGTGCTGCTGTTGACCGCGCGCCGCGAGATCCGTGGTGCGTACCAGACCTTGTTCTCCCGCGGGCTGACGCGCAAGACGTATCTCGCCCGCGCCGCGCACCGAGCCGATCTCGACTTCCCGATCACGGTGCGCAGCCGAATCATCAAGCAGCGCGGTCGGTTACAGGCCACCGAGGAACCGGGCGAACCGAACGCCGAAACGGTCGTCGAACACCTCGGCGGCGGCCTGTACCGGCTCACTCCGCACACCGGCCGCACGCATCAACTGCGCGTGCACATGGCCGCCCTCGGGCTGCCGATCACCGGTGACCCGCTGTATCCCGAAGTCATCGACGTTGCCGCCGACGACTTTTCGACCCCGCTTCAGCTGCTCGCGCATCGCCTCGAGTTCGACGATCCGGTGAGCGGGCAGCGGCGCGCGTTCGTCAGCTCCCGCACGCTGTGA